The Hydrogenobacter sp. T-2 region ATATCCGGGTGGTCCCATAATTGACAGGCTTGCCAAGGAGGGTAAACCTATCTACAACCTTCCAAGACCTATGATAGAAGAGGATACTCTTAACATGTCCTTTAGTGGTTTAAAGACTGCGGTAAGAAGGCTCGTAGAGACTCAGGAGTATTCAAAGGAAGACCTCTCTGCTTCTTTTCAAAAGGCTGTGATGGACATTTTAGAAAGAAAGGCACTTTTGGCGATGGAGAAAACTGGTGTAAGAAGGCTTGTGATAGTGGGTGGCGTGTCCGCAAATTCAGAGCTAAGAAGACGCTTTTCAGAACTTTCAGAAAGGTTTGGCTTTGAACTTCATATACCTCATTCGAGGCTTTCTACCGATAACGCTCAGATGATAGCCTATGCAGGTATGGAAAGGTTTAAAAGGGGCATAACTGCACCAGAGGATATTAATCCAGAGCCTAATGTGCCTTTGGAGGTTTTTGGAAGAGAGTGGAGTTAACCCATTTTAAAACTTCCACCTTTCTGACCTAAATAGTTCAATCAAATCATAACATTCTATCCCGTATTCTTTTGCAACCGCTGGTATCCTATTGGCTTTAGTTTTTGATTCTTGTGTGAGAATTACATGTTTTCCCTTAAACAATTGAGACCTTACTCTAACTATAGCAAGAGCTATTAACCATGGATCGGCGTTAGCTTTACCTTCTTCCTTAGCTAAGGAAATGTGTTTACTCAAAATCTCTTTTACTTTCTCTACCTGCTCGCTGTCTGGACTTATGAAAAGCATATCGCTCTTCCTGAGCCACTTTATTAAACCATCATCTCTTATTTCTTTCCTAACTTCCTCTGGTGCGATGAACCTTCTAAATTTACATAACTTTTCTATTTCCTTCCATAAACCTTCAAATATATCCATTGGATACTTGTCCTTTAAATCAATTAAGGCACTCGTATCTACTATATACACTACCTTACTCATATTAAATAATGTTGAAGTTCTTTTTTGATTTTATATAGGCTCTCAAGGTTTACATCTAAATACTCAAGCAAGTCATGTGTTGTTATAAGATTTTTCTCCTTAGCTTCAAAAAGTAAGGACAAAAACTTTGCACCTCCCTCTTGCAATCTTTTTTTATGTAAAGGAGGTTTTATGGGTATTTTAGAAGTTGTATCTTCAAGTTTTTTGACCCGCGTTTGATAAGTGCTTTCATCTATTTTCCTTAATAAATATAACTTAGTTAGCACTGCTTTTTTGCTAACTTTGAACTTCTTTGAAATATCTTCAACCACACCTTCTCCCTTTAATTCAAACTCCCTTGTCAAAATATCTTTGGGTAGTAAAAACTCCGATGCAAATACATTGCACCACTTTTCTA contains the following coding sequences:
- a CDS encoding DUF4411 family protein codes for the protein MSKVVYIVDTSALIDLKDKYPMDIFEGLWKEIEKLCKFRRFIAPEEVRKEIRDDGLIKWLRKSDMLFISPDSEQVEKVKEILSKHISLAKEEGKANADPWLIALAIVRVRSQLFKGKHVILTQESKTKANRIPAVAKEYGIECYDLIELFRSERWKF